One window of the Podospora pseudopauciseta strain CBS 411.78 chromosome 4, whole genome shotgun sequence genome contains the following:
- a CDS encoding hypothetical protein (EggNog:ENOG503P5ZG), with the protein MKPIPLLSTIFLLLGIASASAPTFCKCTCFTNSTIIPLGPLHDNPPSPNPPPGFLSPRASSSSCTQCNRAFCLKYNLPICKDAEEKDVVTSCFQRDSNKDKIIVWGFILGTAGLLSWAGVKRVIDSRMERQRQERGNEGGGGIMGVIGGLVSGGNAPRGGNIGGGGLTRRGTGGGGGEGQGTYSPLGEGGGAR; encoded by the exons ATGAAGCCAatacccctcctctccaccatcttcctcctcctagGAATAGCCTCAGCCT CCGCCCCAACTTTTTGCAAATGCACCTGCTTCACAAACagcaccatcatccccctcggccccctccacgacaaccccccctcccccaacccaccccccggcttcctctccccccgagcctcctcctcctcctgcaccCAATGCAACCGCGCCTTCTGCCTCAAATACAACCTACCCATCTGCAAAGACGCCGAAGAAAAAGACGTCGTCACCTCCTGCTTCCAGCGCGACAGCAACAAGGACAAGATCATAGTCTGGGGCTTCATCCTCGGCACCGCCGGCCTGCTGAGCTGGGCGGGGGTAAAAAGGGTTATTGACTCGAGAATGGAAAGACAGAGGCAAGAACGTGGGaatgaggggggaggggggataaTGGGGGTGataggggggttggtttccGGTGGGAATGCCCCGAGAGGGGGGAAtattggtggaggggggctCACGAGGAGAGGtactggtggaggaggaggcgaagggCAGGGGACGTACAGTCctttgggggagggcggtggtgcaCGGTGA
- the ARO4 gene encoding 3-deoxy-7-phosphoheptulonate synthase (EggNog:ENOG503NVDJ; COG:E): protein MIPYNTSLTMPGLDMAPLQADDMRVLGQDPLIPPALLISEIPITEDALQTVVKGRRDAVGVIMGRNDRLLVIVGPCSIHDPATAIEYAHRLKALSDKLSEDLVIVMRAYLEKPRTTVGWKGLINDPDIDETFKINKGLRVSRQLFRDLTSTGMPIATEMLDTISPQFLADLISVGAIGARTTESQLHRELASGLSFPIGFKNGTDGSLGVAIDAIGAAAAKHHFMGVTKQGLAAITRTSGNEHGFVILRGGTKGTNYDKASVQAAKETLVKKGQKLAIMIDCSHGNSNKDHRNQPKVAATVAEQLREGETAIIGVMIESNINEGNQKVPAEGPAALKKGVSITDACINWENTVAVLEDLAAAVRERRKVNAGKEAAAEAKTTPLEED from the exons ATGATACCCTATAATACATCGCTCACCATGCCCGGACTCGATATGGCGCCTCTTCAGGCCGATGACATGAGAG TGTTGGGTCAAGATCCCCTCATTCCCCCTGCCCTTCTTATTTCTGAGATCCCCATCACCGAGGATGCTCTGCAAACAGTAGTAAAGGGCAGACGTGATGCCGTCGGCGTCATCATGGGCCGCAACGACCGTCTCCTGGTCATCGTCGGCCCATGCTCCATCCACGaccccgccaccgccattgAGTACGCACACAGACTCAAGGCTCTCTCTGACAAGCTCTCAGAGgacctcgtcatcgtcatgCGCGCTTACCTCGAGAAGCCACGCACCACCGTTGGCTGGAAGGGTCTGATCAACGACCCTGATATCGATGAGACCTTCAAGATCAATAAGGGTCTCCGCGTATCCAGACAGCTCTTCCGtgacctcacctccaccggcATGCCCATCGCTACCGAGATGTTGGACACCATCTCTCCTCAGTTCTTGGCCGACCTGATCTCAGTTGGTGCCATCGGTGCCCGTACCACCGAGTCTCAGCTCCACCGTGAGCTCGCCTCTGGCCTGTCCTTCCCCATCGGCTTCAAGAACGGAACCGATGGCAGTCTTGGTGTTGCTATCGATGCCATCggtgctgccgctgccaagCATCACTTCATGGGTGTAACCAAACAGGGTCTTGCTGCCATCACTCGTACCAGTGGGAACGAGCACGGCTTCGTCATTCTCAGAGGTGGCACCAAGGGCACCAACTACGACAAGGCCAGCGTCCAGGCTGCCAAGGAGACCCTTGTCAAGAAGGGTCAAAAGCTCGCTATCATGATTGACTGCTCTCACG GTAACTCTAACAAGGACCACCGCAACCAGCCCAAAGTGGCCGCCACCGTCGCCGAGCAGCTCCGCGAGGGCGAGACCGCCATCATTGGTGTCATGATTGAGTCCAACATCAACGAGGGCAACCAGAAGGTACCTGCCGAGGGCCCTGCCGCTCTCAAGAAGGGCGTCTCCATCACCGATGCCTGCATCAACTGGGAGAACACCGTGGCCGTCCTCGAGgacctcgccgccgccgttcgCGAGCGCCGCAAGGTCAACGCTGGCAAGGAGGCCGCTGCTGAGGCCAAGACCACcccgttggaggaggattaG
- a CDS encoding hypothetical protein (EggNog:ENOG503P9AN) translates to MLSNESWPALQRKRGREEDLAEISPGGTLGFTEHRSKRLQALPLRTSPPSKRWAEPPRFHAPPTTFIIPSQPRTITPNSSDSEEPGHFAFAEEPEIVTVPTLQSPVNVSITMADMDMDMDMMDTAPEPNPNHLNAFQPEPLPSVTGRIPTPIHCSFAAQVRGQNWNEAHGALATTPEEPTSMAFDSNGMVDAAVAHDSNLTTNALAMADWNHIQNRRLPSPISETGGEDSPAMVLDSCCSPHPITTSPSGHLSHLTHEHPLLASMREQSPRPGSPNGGMEVESGSPSPKRGHARSRHTVNSWTAVPPGVKRSFSIGYRADCDKCRMKVPGHFNHIIIS, encoded by the exons ATGTTGTCCAACGAGAGCTGGCCTGCGCTCCAGCGCAaaagggggagagaagaggaCCTTGCCGAGATATCCCCTGGTGGTACGCTTGGCTTCACTGAACACAGGAGT AAACGCCTCCAAGCCCTTCCACTTAGGACGTCTCCCCCATCTAAGCGATGGGCCGAACCACCAAGATTCCATGCGCCACCAACAACATTCATCATCCCGAGCCAACCACGAACCATCACGCCAAACAGTTCGGATTCTGAGGAGCCAGGTCATTTTGCCTTCGCCGAGGAGCCAGAGATCGTCACAGTTCCGACCCTACAATCCCCGGTCAATGTTAGTATCACCATGGCAGACATGGACATGGACATGGACATGATGGACACCGCCCCCGAGCCAAACCCGAACCACCTCAACGCTTTCCAACCGGAGCCACTTCCCAGTGTCACCGGTCGCATCCCGACACCAATACATTGCAGCTTTGCAGCTCAGGTTCGAGGCCAAAACTGGAACGAGGCCCACGGTGCGCTGGCAACAACACCGGAAGAACCCACTTCCATGGCCTTTGACAGCAACGGCATGGTTGACGCTGCCGTGGCCCACGACTCAAATCTGACCACCAACGCTTTGGCAATGGCGGATTGGAATCACATCCAGAACCGCCGGCTGCCATCCCCGATCAGCGAAACCGGCGGTGAAGACAGCCCAGCCATGGTGCTTGATTCGTGCTGCTCCCCTCACCCTATCACCACGTCCCCGAGCGGACATCTCAGCCACTTGACGCACGAGCACCCGTTGCTGGCATCTATGAGGGAGCAATCTCCGCGACCGGGTTCACCAAATGGAGGAATGGAGGTGGAATCGGGCTCGCCATCACCGAAACGGGGGCACGCGAGGTCGAGACATACGGTCAATTCGTGGACCGCGGTGCCGCCGGGAGTGAAAAGGTCGTTCAGTATAGGGTACCGGGCGGATTGTGATAAGTGCAGGATGAAGGTACCGGGGCATTTTAATCATATCATCATTTCTTAG